The DNA window TCATCGGCGTCTCCGACGGCCTCACCGTGCCCTTCGCGCTCGCCACGGGGCTCTCCGGCGCCAACGCATCCTCCGCGCTCGTGCTCACCGCGGGGCTCGCGgaggtcgccgccggcgccatcTCCATGGGGCTCGGAGGGTAAGCCTGCCTCCAAATTAAACTGCTGCATCATATTGTTTCGCGTAAGTATTTGCCTCTTCTATGGCACGGTCGTCAGCAATCCGACATGCATAACAGAAGCTGAGCTCACCTTGGCTTCTCTCGCCATTGTTTCTTCCCCCAAAAGGCCGATTCATGCATCTACTGGTTCCAATTTTGTTTCCATCCCCTGCTCAAACGGGAAATTAATTCTGTCCAAAGACAAGGAGGAGAACTGCTAATCACACGCATGTCTTCCGCCCGTACTAAACTGAGCCCAGATGAAGTTTGAGCCCAACTACCCAGTTGAACTGACCACCTGCTGCTGGCAGGTACCTGGCGGCGAAGAGCGAGGCGGACCACTACAACCGCGAGCTGCAGCGCGAGCAGGAGGAGATCGACACCGTCCCCGACGCCGGTAAGCCACCGCAGGCGAGCTCCGCAGCTTCACAATCTCACGGCAATGCATTTGCTGACCACCTCGCTCGTCTCTTCTCAAAATCTCGCTCGCAGAGGCCGCCGAGATCGCGGACATCCTGTCGCAGTACGGGCTGGGCCCCGCGGAGTACGGCCCCGTGGTCACCACCCTCCAAAACAACCCCAAGGCGTGGCTGGAGTTCATGATGAAGTTCGAGCTGGGGCTGGAGAAGCCCGAGCCCCGCCGCGCGCTGGTGAGCGCCGCCACGATCGCGCTCTCCTACGTCGCCGGCGGCCTGGTGCCGCTGCTGCCCTACGTGTTCGTGCCGCGCGCCGAGCGCGCCATGGCCGTGTCCGTCGCCGTCACGCTCGCCGCGCTGCTCATCTTCGGCTTCGTCAAGGGCCGCTTCACGGGCGACCGGCCGTTCCTCAGCGCCGTGCAGACCACCGTCGTCGGcgcgctcgcctccgccgccgcctacgCCATGGCCAGGGCCGTGCAGTCCATATGATCACCAATCATCAAGCAGCTAGTAAGCCTATATATGTGCggcaagaaaaaaaataagcGCAGCAATGTATACGTGGTTGTATGTATACGGTCACTGGTCAAGCTTGTAGCTGTGCAGATGGCAACGAGTAGTGTAACTGTACTACTGCTGGTAGTGTATTTTGTTTGCTGGTTGCGTGTAGTGTTGAAGTGACGTGGTGTTAGTGTTATGTCTGTAAGGAGGTGTGGATTATTTAGGGGCGAAATAAAGTGCGGCCTGCTGGGCTGCTGGGCTTTTGGACCGATTGTCAATCTCAATCCTGTTGCGCCAAATGCATGGCTGAAATGGGCTGTATTGAATTGACAAGCGTAGGCCCAAATTCAAATTTCTCtggccctctctctctctctctctctctctctctctctctctctctctctctctctctctctctctctccttttcttatCCTAGAATATTAATTTACAATGATTTCTGCATCTTGGTGGCATCTCGCAGTAGTTTTCTATGTATCAAGTTATATTATAGGATGAAATTGAGATTTTTCCTGAAAAAACCCGCAAGTTGTTCCATGCACAAATGTTGAGGCAGTTCAAATAGTTTTACATGATTCTCTTAAAATAGTTGGTGTTTCACTCAAATTTTATTTgcccgtagcaacgcacgggctATTACCTAGTGTGTCATAAATTTGTGGGAAAAAGGTGCTCCAAGTCTTGAACATCGCCCATGCCGGTTATGCACTTTTGCTCATGCTCTAGCGCCATTTCTAGATGCCAATTAAACTTTGTTTCCCCAGAGAGCCAAAGGTTAGTTTCTTTGACCCGCTGTTTTATATCATAGGTAAGATGATTAAATAAGTGCTGACATTACTTagttctttttatttttttcattcTTTCTTTTATGCAAAAAAATCCTTTTAGGATTTTACATTCACTCTAATTGGACCTCTGGATTTTTCATCTCCTGTGGGTTCAAAGTTGTATGTATGCCAGTGATAAATGGAGGTAACCACGAATATATAGCAAAATATTAAGTGACTGCCAAGAGAAAATCAACATCGAATCATCTAGGTGGCTAAATTATCCTTGAATAGCATCGGAGGCATGGCCTCCATTATATTATTGTTAGTTGTGCTTCAGGCACACTTTGCAAACTTCTACTCTACTCCCAGCCATGCATTTTCAATTACCTGTCCATTTCCTCAACCCAGTGGTCACCTGATGGATGTTTCATGCTCAAGGAAAAGGAAAGCAGAATACTATCCCATCTGATTAACACACTGCTCTCTCATGATTTATGCTCATGGCCAACCTTCACCGCTCCAAATAATATCACGTTTTATCAcgttttcttttcaaaatcagcATCGATCACCAACTAGTATTGCCGAACAAGATCCTGTTCTGGGAATCTTGAGCCATACTAGTAACTAGTGCTGTGACAACAGAGCATCTAAATTGATCTAGACTGTACCTACTGCTTTACGATGTCTGCATCTACAATAATTTGGCTTTATGATCTCTTCAGTTTCCTTTCACAAAGCATACAAGCGTTTCTTTTAAGACCGTACCAATTTCTTAACAAGTACTAGTTTGTTTTCTTCTTTATCTGCAGGTAACAATAACAATTCCAGtgcttttaaaaaaaattccagTAGAAAGAATGCTCAGAGTTTCATCATAGCAGGATCGATGAGCTGAGACAAAAACAAAAGGGCGAAAAGAAGCATCACCCCCCCCCCAGTTTGCAAATAATAATATGAGGTACATACATAGTAGTACCACCCAGATTGATGTTCCGTTGAGACGCTATGTATAGTAGTGCAAATAAATGTGATGGGTACTGATGATGCAGTCAGGCACTATATATCTGTACGTTCCGTTCAGACAGAGACAGGTAACATACCTGGTACGAAGGGGAACTTCCTGGGAAGGAAGGGCCGGACCATGCCCTTCTGAATTTTCCAGTCGATAGGGTTGATGCTGGCCGCCTCCAGCTTGAGCAGCACCTCCCCCTTCTTCGGCGACGGGACCGGCACCTCCACATGCTGAAATCGGGCAGAAGCAGCAGAGCATCGATGAAAGCTCATCGCAAGAGTACACGATATTCCAGTTCTGCGTAAGGATGCAGGTTCTTGGACATGCTTGAGAGCAGAAGTGTGGTTAGTGCTTAGTGTACCTTGAGGCCTTCTGCTCCTCCGCCATACTTGTCGTACTGCAGGGCTCTCATCGTCTTCTTCGGAGCGGCCATGGTTCTAGTGCCCTCTGTCCTGTgcaaggagagagagagagagagagagagagagagagagagagagagagagagaggtggctGGTACAATGATGGTGATATGGTTGGTCAGGACTCAGGCGTTGTGGACAGGAATGAACCGGTTGCTCATATCTGAAATATCAGAAATAGAGAGTACATGGGTGTTTAACGCGGCTTCCCTTAAGATCATTGCCTGCCATATCTTCTGACTGCTGCCAATGCTCTGCCAATGTACGGGAATGGGATCCTAACC is part of the Panicum hallii strain FIL2 chromosome 2, PHallii_v3.1, whole genome shotgun sequence genome and encodes:
- the LOC112880064 gene encoding vacuolar iron transporter 1.2-like, producing the protein MALNGGNTFVQDEERQRLLLEEHTEKHFTAGEVVRDIIIGVSDGLTVPFALATGLSGANASSALVLTAGLAEVAAGAISMGLGGYLAAKSEADHYNRELQREQEEIDTVPDAEAAEIADILSQYGLGPAEYGPVVTTLQNNPKAWLEFMMKFELGLEKPEPRRALVSAATIALSYVAGGLVPLLPYVFVPRAERAMAVSVAVTLAALLIFGFVKGRFTGDRPFLSAVQTTVVGALASAAAYAMARAVQSI